From the Huiozyma naganishii CBS 8797 chromosome 2, complete genome genome, one window contains:
- the EXO1 gene encoding Rad2 family nuclease EXO1 (similar to Saccharomyces cerevisiae DIN7 (YDR263C) and EXO1 (YOR033C); ancestral locus Anc_5.625): MGIQGLLPQLKPIQNPVTLHRYEGQTLAIDGYAWLHRAACSCACELAMNKPTDKYLQFFIKRFAMLKTFNIRPFLVFDGANIPVKKDTETKRREKRVESKAIAERLWKSGEKSNAMDFFQKCVDITPEMAKCVIDYCRNNALAYIVAPYEADSQMVYLEKMGMVDGILSEDSDLLVFGCKKLITKLNDYGECIEIDSADFKKLPRKFPLGQLSQANFRTLVCLSGCDYTNGIAKVGILTAMKLVQRLNSMEKILLQIQREGKLSVPSNFLDEYELANYAFQFQRVFCPMSGKIVPLNEIPDSLLSSEKCAQKIARCIGPVIHRETKEKAITIDSDSIDHILHSKIAHGDLNPYDYRKPLVNRELKIELSSKSENNLGQPALKTKSIHSFFSVQNRQNVTIPKMGSNTKMADPSHHSVSSYNLGVLQRSTEPDKLTKTINRRKLAIPGNTKETTASRFFSSSSRTPTIEARIDKVPVLGTRTSTLEDDIATEVPSSLASTQIPSSYPEIPNGKSFDLKDSDDQQVSPLSSQEDDSEVLSEVEDNGEPRATAVHSRTTSYDERRSPQTNITTLETRNTLSSRDNGSERRIVGCSNKLSQFRYNGLGVTAREPLSSFDPNKTRPKSQLATAPKLSSEIDGKLKRKSIVMQAGVKRRSTDDDIGGPVGMNGRKKVCGVNRPIDRKQLKFNKSQSELSRGSQPVISNRPAARSVSLLSQFAYRS, encoded by the coding sequence ATGGGTATCCAGGGCCTGCTGCCGCAGTTGAAACCAATCCAAAACCCTGTAACTCTACATCGATATGAGGGGCAAACATTGGCTATTGACGGGTATGCCTGGTTGCATAGAGCAGCATGTTCTTGTGCTTGTGAGTTAGCGATGAATAAACCTACTGATAAGTACCTGCAATTTTTTATCAAACGATTTGCAATGCTTAAGACTTTTAATATTAGACCATTTCTGGTTTTTGATGGGGCTAACATACCGGTCAAGAAGGATACCGAAACAAAGAGGCGAGAAAAAAGAGTAGAGAGTAAGGCCATCGCGGAGAGATTATGGAAATCTGGTGAAAAATCAAACGCCATggatttttttcaaaagtgtGTGGACATTACACCGGAGATGGCTAAATGCGTTATTGACTATTGTCGGAATAATGCACTTGCCTACATAGTAGCCCCATATGAGGCCGATTCACAAATGGTTTATTTAGAGAAGATGGGAATGGTTGATGGGATTCTGTCAGAAGATTCGGATTTGCTTGTCTTTGGTTGTAAGAAATTAATCACAAAGCTGAACGACTACGGTGAGTGCATTGAAATCGACTCTGCAGATTTTAAAAAATTACCAAGAAAGTTCCCTCTGGGTCAACTGTCACAAGCAAACTTCAGAACATTAGTATGTCTATCGGGATGCGACTATACCAACGGGATAGCAAAAGTCGGCATCTTGACTGCCATGAAGTTGGTGCAAAGGCTCAACTCGATGGAAAAAATATTACTTCAAATCCAAAGAGAGGGGAAACTATCGGTTCCATCCAATTTTCTGGATGAGTACGAGCTGGCAAATTACGCctttcagtttcaaagGGTCTTTTGTCCCATGAGTGGCAAAATTGTGCCCTTGAACGAGATACCAGATAGCTTACTGAGTTCTGAAAAGTGCGCCCAGAAGATTGCGCGGTGTATTGGACCAGTAATTCACAGGGagaccaaagaaaaagctATCACGATAGATTCTGACTCGATCGATCACATCTTACACTCTAAGATTGCGCATGGTGACTTGAATCCATACGACTACAGGAAACCACTTGTTAATCGAGAGCTCAAGATAGAGCTATCCTCTAAATCAGAAAATAATTTAGGGCAACCGGCATTGAAGACAAAATCCATACATAGTTTCTTCAGCGTGCAAAATCGCCAGAACGTGACAATCCCCAAAATGGGGAGTAACACAAAAATGGCAGATCCGAGCCATCATTCGGTGAGCAGCTACAATCTAGGGGTCTTGCAACGCTCTACTGAACCTGACAAACTGACCAAAACCATAAATAGGCGGAAACTTGCCATTCCTGGAAACACTAAAGAAACAACGGCAAGCAggttcttcagcagcagtagtCGTACCCCAACTATTGAGGCGAGGATTGATAAGGTTCCAGTGTTAGGAACAAGGACGAGCACACTAGAGGACGATATCGCTACTGAGGTACCTTCGTCACTTGCATCTACCCAGATTCCCAGCTCGTATCCTGAGATTCCAAACGgtaaaagttttgatttgaaggataGTGATGATCAGCAAGTCTCTCCATTGAGCAGTCAAGAGGATGATTCTGAAGTACTGAGTGAAGTAGAGGATAATGGCGAGCCCAGAGCGACCGCAGTCCACTCAAGGACTACATCATATGATGAACGCAGGTCTCCCCAAACGAACATTACAACCTtggaaacaagaaataccCTGTCGTCAAGAGATAACGGATCCGAGAGAAGAATAGTAGGTTGTTCAAACAAACTGTCGCAGTTTCGGTACAACGGTCTCGGAGTAACGGCCCGTGAACCGCTGAGTTCTTTTGATCCGAACAAGACACGTCCCAAATCACAACTCGCCACGGCTCCCAAATTATCATCCGAAATTGACGGTAAATTAAAAAGAAAATCGATTGTAATGCAAGCTGGAGTGAAAAGGCGATCTACGGATGATGACATAGGGGGCCCCGTTGGCATGAACGGCAGAAAAAAGGTATGCGGCGTAAACAGACCAATTGACCGgaagcaattgaagttTAACAAAAGCCAATCTGAACTCAGCCGAGGCTCGCAGCCTGTAATTAGCAATCGCCCGGCAGCAAGATCCGTCTCTCTACTCTCTCAATTTGCCTATCGAAGTTAG
- the SHE4 gene encoding She4p (similar to Saccharomyces cerevisiae SHE4 (YOR035C); ancestral locus Anc_5.627), giving the protein MVQDSEEVIRDLCSQFDQKLQAPVLPAKHNSALDMIFGQENPLVQETQKKEELETVITRAYQDHSETRKHLGDLVKKDPNFAVTLFGSLGNKSVHVLIGVHKNVEETKPLLGELKHRIHCGEDQNSHFLLSCILQLLHKFTYKFDDLKWLVTDICLRMMEPDIRAMGLVIFSQLDEKFHNEFETQLLNFIDELVIEAEADVGNDPLAIIVAILRELYPAFTALCSSVMLGKDLDKLLQSKATVQEPDQDFVISLLKLLAIACIDENVRVHISENYMHVLELSYGVPEYKIYSSLVLIKTWSFTKLKDISIHQLTVSLIENFLKESRKGNSDELPYAIEGLAYISLKTFCKFLLRHHNFFCPELVNMMKEGRVEGHNLYGLMVIMANLGTLPDDSSSKEPKSLRDLKAYSDLKSPNLQEGDEGMKDDKMAVVRFNQQNILETNIISDLKTKLPDLTQGARQQFIRIIYNLTRERKSIVKVVEQGATTVVLECLMNQTGKESGDISRVLAYRSLTRILIYTDPSLIFNKYSPMNALQFLFDLLPIIDAGVEEDNVFFKEGILTTADQYESLLALTNLASFSGSAGEDICKAICSNGVYWSKIENLMLDENVVLQRSDLELICNLMSHPMAIAVKFFNFDNPQSFKNFTVLVKLLLLDDIKSQRAVAAIFANIANTIPFVAKDLLKQEELIKNCATVFIEQMDDEALRQRLLSLFYSLFELTPEENSVSHDDYKKVLSLEEIPKLKDALELLQKKDDIPKQDTELITIILAKLK; this is encoded by the coding sequence ATGGTGCAAGACTCAGAAGAAGTTATAAGAGATTTGTGTAGTCAGTTTGACCAAAAACTGCAGGCGCCGGTTCTGCCGGCAAAGCACAATTCGGCGCTCGATATGATATTTGGGCAAGAAAATCCCCTTGTGCAAGAAACccaaaagaaagaggaaTTGGAGACAGTCATTACAAGGGCGTATCAAGATCACAGCGAGACACGAAAGCATCTGGGAGACCTTGTTAAAAAAGATCCTAATTTCGCAGTTACACTTTTTGGATCCTTGGGTAACAAATCGGTTCATGTGCTAATTGGTGTCCACAAAAACGTCGAGGAAACAAAACCATTGTTAGGAGAGCTAAAACACAGGATACATTGTGGGGAAGATCAAAACAGCCATTTCCTGTTGAGCTGCAttttgcagttgttgcatAAGTTCACATATAAGTTTGACGATCTGAAATGGCTCGTGACAGACATTTGCTTAAGAATGATGGAACCGGATATCAGAGCTATGGGGTTGGTTATTTTTAGTCAATTGGACGAAAAGTTCCACAATGAGTTTGAAACGCAGTTACTAAACTTCATCGATGAACTCGTTATTGAGGCTGAGGCTGATGTCGGCAATGACCCTTTGGCTATTATTGTTGCCATTCTCAGAGAACTGTACCCTGCTTTTACTGCTCTGTGTTCCAGTGTTATGTTGGGTAAAGATCTTGACAAACTTCTCCAATCAAAAGCTACTGTACAGGAGCCAGACCAAGACTTTGTGATAAGTCTACTGAAACTACTGGCTATCGCTTGCATAGATGAGAATGTGAGAGTCCATATCTCTGAGAACTACATGCACGTGTTGGAACTCTCTTACGGAGTTCCAGAATACAAGATTTATTCGTCATTGGTACTCATCAAAACCTGGTCTTTCACAAAACTGAAGGACATCTCGATACACCAGCTGACAGTTTCGCTGATAGAAAACTTCCTCAAAGAGTCGAGAAAAGGAAACTCTGATGAATTGCCATATGCTATTGAAGGATTGGCGTACATAAGCTTGAAAACATTTTGCAAGTTTCTTTTGAGACACCATAACTTTTTCTGTCCGGAATTGGTAAACATGATGAAGGAGGGAAGAGTTGAGGGGCATAACTTATATGGACTGATGGTCATAATGGCAAATCTGGGCACGCTCCCTGATGATAGCAGCTCTAAAGAGCCCAAGTCACTGCGGGACTTAAAGGCCTATTCCGATCTGAAAAGTCCAAATCTGCAAGAGGGCGATGAAGGGATGAAGGACGATAAAATGGCCGTGGTTAGGTTCAATCAACAAAACATTCTGGAAACTAATATTATATCTGATCTGAAGACGAAACTACCGGATTTGACTCAGGGTGCTCGGCAACAGTTTATTAGAATTATTTACAATCTAACACGGGAGCGGAAGAGCATTGTAAAAGTAGTTGAACAGGGAGCAACTACCGTAGTATTGGAGTGTTTGATGAACCAAACAGGCAAAGAGAGCGGCGACATCTCAAGAGTATTGGCATACAGGTCGTTGACAAGGATTCTCATTTATACAGACCcgtcgttgatcttcaacaaataTTCACCCATGAACGCGctgcagtttctttttgatctGCTACCTATTATCGATGCAGGAGTGGAAGAGGATAATGTATTCTTCAAGGAAGGTATCTTAACAACAGCGGATCAATACGAAAGTCTGCTGGCACTAACTAATCTAGCGTCATTTTCAGGATCTGCGGGTGAAGATATTTGTAAAGCGATATGTTCCAATGGAGTTTATTGGtcaaagattgaaaatCTGATGCTAGACGAAAATGTGGTATTGCAAAGATCAGACCTGGAGTTAATTTGCAACTTAATGAGCCATCCCATGGCTATTGCTGttaaatttttcaattttgacaATCCCCAGAGTTTTAAGAACTTTACCGTTTTGGTTAAACTACTCCTGCTGGACGATATCAAATCACAAAGGGCTGTTGCTGCAATCTTTGCGAACATTGCGAATACTATCCCTTTTGTTGCAAAAGATCTGCTGAAACAAGAGGAACTGATCAAAAATTGTGCTACTGTATTTATCGAACAGATGGACGATGAAGCATTAAGACAGAGACTTTTAAGCCTGTTTTACTCGTTATTCGAGCTGACTCCTGAAGAAAACTCTGTATCGCACGACGACTATAAGAAGGTATTATCCCTTGAGGAGATCCCCAAGCTGAAAGATGCCTTAGAACTGCTACAGAAAAAGGACGATATTCCAAAGCAAGATACAGAACTCATCACAATAATACTAGCTAAACTGAAGTGA
- the HEL2 gene encoding E3 ubiquitin-protein ligase HEL2 (similar to Saccharomyces cerevisiae YDR266C; ancestral locus Anc_5.629): MSSTQDQGARSVQKPRNRNFRRTQGPQNGDNKRPSSSSTAGRYPQGESAGKSDTEDEDLCLICADKVEFAAVTPCNHRACHKCSFRQLALFKKQICLICRSDVKETVFTEEIHSEYKSFDATKKVIFNEKFGIRFTSERVATATLGLLLYNCRFCKDQEDRQKDYGSFKLYNEHLKSGHNKCICMICATHKHAFPGELKVYTQNQLRNHQSRGDSEGFKGHPMCAFCSGKRFYSDDELYLHMREKHEKCHICDKIEPHSPQYFRDYEQLFDHFKGCHYACTVPSCLDAKFVVFRDELELQAHILKEHGDIIRGKPKFFQSELSTFISAPSRVIRETNDYDIDRSNSLGNRANKETPEMKKSRLEGRAKHYLNNNQDQFRTFLSFNKDYDNNKLRAEDLVNAYKTLFVSPEADVYALIHNLAETYHANSPKYKELNNIYNSHEQQTLKRDLQLPSLSSENFRTVVSGEWGSNVGGGSGKSSASSSRTNLRNLPTLKAPAPNHDPFTSPYQVKKTFSNTRKPVLNNLPSLSTRPTPKPTHPGSSTSSLNSVALNESLRDSQPKGPGTSKPYNSSIKRDKLADLNLPSLPTPKPKVYIPPVHETVLPDPKQWGKTRGEPKAKSEDSDLLANLTIRDNGNSKRKGKQKQLLFHIGM; this comes from the coding sequence ATGAGCTCAACGCAAGATCAAGGTGCCAGGAGTGTACAGAAGCCGAGGAACCGCAATTTTAGGCGGACGCAAGGCCCTCAAAATGGGGACAACAAGCGTCccagtagcagtagtacCGCTGGCCGTTATCCTCAAGGTGAAAGTGCTGGGAAGAGTGATACTGAGGACGAGGACTTGTGTTTGATTTGTGCTGACAAGGTGGAGTTTGCGGCGGTGACGCCATGTAACCACAGGGCCTGTCACAAGTGTTCGTTCCGGCAACTAGCTCTATTTAAGAAACAGATTTGTTTGATCTGTAGAAGTGACGTTAAAGAGACTGTATTCACTGAAGAAATACACTCTGAGTACAAGAGCTTTGATGCTACCAAGAAAGTCATCTTTAATGAAAAGTTTGGTATCAGATTCACGTCTGAGAGAGTCGCTACAGCTACGTTGGGCCTGTTACTTTACAACTGCCGTTTTTGTAAAGACCAAGAGGATAGGCAGAAAGATTATGGGTCATTCAAACTTTACAATGAGCATTTGAAGTCGGGGCACAATAAATGCATATGTATGATTTGTGCGACTCACAAACATGCATTCCCTGGCGAACTAAAAGTCTACACCCAAAACCAGTTGCGTAACCATCAATCGAGGGGCGATTCTGAAGGTTTTAAAGGTCATCCAATGTGTGCTTTTTGCTCTGGGAAAAGATTTTACTCGGACGACGAATTGTACCTGCACATGAGGGAGAAGCATGAAAAGTGTCACATTTGCGATAAGATTGAGCCACATTCGCCTCAATATTTCAGAGACTATGAGCAGCTGTTTGATCATTTCAAGGGTTGTCATTACGCATGTACTGTGCCCTCTTGTCTGGATGCAAAGTTCGTTGTGTTTAGAGACGAGTTGGAGTTACAAGCGCATATCCTAAAGGAACATGGTGACATCATCAGAGGTAAACCAAAGTTCTTCCAGTCCGAACTGTCAACTTTTATTTCAGCACCTTCCAGGGTGATAAGAGAAACCAACGATTATGATATTGATCGATCCAATTCCCTGGGTAATAGAGCAAACAAGGAGACTCCAGAAATGAAGAAGTCTCGATTGGAAGGTAGAGCAAAACATTACCTGAATAATAATCAGGATCAGTTTCGCACATTTTTATCCTTCAATAAGGATTATGACAATAACAAACTAAGAGCCGAAGATTTAGTAAATGCGTACAAGACGTTGTTTGTGTCACCAGAAGCGGACGTCTATGCTTTGATTCATAATTTGGCAGAAACGTACCATGCGAACTCCCCTAAATATAAGGAACTGAACAACATATACAACTCGCATGAACAACAAACATTAAAGAGAGATTTACAGCTACCCTCTCTTTCGAGTGAGAATTTCAGAACCGTAGTAAGTGGAGAGTGGGGTAGTAACGTTGGTGGAGGTAGCGGCAAAAGTTCTGCCAGTAGCAGTAGAACAAACCTTCGAAACTTACCCACTCTAAAAGCACCCGCACCAAATCATGACCCTTTCACGTCACCTTATCAAGTGAAGAAAACGTTTAGCAACACCAGAAAGCCTGTTTTGAATAACTTGCCAAGTTTATCAACTCGTCCAACTCCAAAACCTACTCACCCTGGGAGCTCTACTAGCTCTTTGAACTCTGTAGCTCTCAACGAGTCGCTACGAGACTCTCAACCAAAGGGACCTGGAACGAGCAAACCTTACAACAGTTCAATCAAGAGGGATAAATTGGCGGACTTGAATTTACCGTCGTTACCAACACCAAAACCAAAGGTTTATATTCCTCCAGTACATGAGACTGTCCTTCCAGATCCCAAACAATGGGGGAAAACTAGAGGTGAACCCAAAGCTAAGTCTGAAGATAGTGATTTGCTCGCGAATTTGACAATACGAGACAACGGGAACAGCAAGCGAAAGGGGAAACAGAAGCAACTACTGTTCCACATTGGTATGTAG
- the KNAG0B03140 gene encoding ankyrin repeat domain-containing DHHC palmitoyltransferase family protein (similar to Saccharomyces cerevisiae AKR1 (YDR264C) and AKR2 (YOR034C); ancestral locus Anc_5.626), giving the protein MRLQNDLALYHSACQSGDLEKVKYYVEKKKHVIESDGIGNSGASGLHWASTCNRLAVVKYLVKNGVDVNLGSDNTDVGTALQWATRYGYIYVMFFLIQNGANTNSCDKDGNTLLHEAVKSGNVMAVLYVLFTLVDLHRLELNAKNKYGETALSLAAYQGDEWSVYSILRFGADITQQDLQGYTSLHNGVLSGNRRVVKYLLTYGADLTKTTKDMKTVSDIAKESRNLDIFIKPCKSCAWITKGKPLGYRFNRFWRNAITFSIPFALCGFLILNSGLIPTFFAVLPVIFLTPLLIKVVKLFVLQSYTPPETDHSSILETPMMVGVFLVNMGTFIVLWLVHLQEVFFNNEYYLNFVFPVLSTLLLLCYGRLIFSDPGCIPEETDTDLIRNDIEKLIKLGSFNCHTFCLKTWIRKPVRCSLSKLNQQQVARFDHYCAWIYNDVGLKNHKLYIFFLILLETFLMTFGVLNWRYFGLMEKTAECFLFNRTIICHGYKNLKVVFLFLVWTIFQAIFVGNLLMLQLRKIAYGITTFELVFLKEFVRNRSLETKICNDYFDVREAAKCDESASADISTCPKKYLITPRIHCTDPEATNRLLVVAEFLGFDEWRFPGEKEIQKRKETIGYIPSWYTATSYGKCTNIKDFWLSSQTNAPTLLRIFQLPNNSKALLNGEVVDYFRLYNMPQAS; this is encoded by the coding sequence ATGAGGCTACAAAACGACCTGGCTCTATATCACTCTGCTTGCCAAAGTGGTGATTTGGAAAAGGTGAAGTATTATGtagagaaaaagaaacacGTTATTGAATCGGATGGGATTGGCAACTCAGGTGCTTCGGGTTTACATTGGGCCAGCACCTGCAACAGACTGGCTGTGGTGAAATATCTAGTCAAAAATGGAGTTGATGTTAACTTGGGAAGTGACAATACTGACGTAGGGACTGCATTGCAATGGGCAACACGATATGGTTACATATATGTaatgttctttttgatcCAAAATGGTGCCAACACCAATAGCTGTGATAAAGATGGAAACACGCTCCTTCACGAGGCAGTGAAGAGTGGGAATGTTATGGCTGTTCTTTATGTCCTCTTTACACTTGTTGACCTGCATAGGTTAGAATTGAACGCCAAAAATAAATATGGTGAAACTGCGCTGTCTCTTGCAGCATATCAAGGTGACGAATGGTCGGTATATTCTATCTTGAGATTTGGGGCTGATATAACGCAACAGGATTTACAGGGTTATACTTCCTTGCACAATGGGGTATTGAGTGGGAACCGAAGAGTGGTTAAATATCTGCTTACTTACGGAGCAGATCTTACGAAGACTACCAAGGACATGAAGACTGTTTCTGATATCGCAAAAGAATCGAGGAACCTGGATATTTTCATAAAGCCTTGCAAGAGTTGTGCTTGGATAACAAAGGGAAAACCTCTAGGATATAGATTTAACAGGTTTTGGAGAAATGCTATAACATTTTCCATACCATTCGCTCTTTGTGGTTTCCTTATACTTAATTCAGGGCTCATTCCCACTTTTTTCGCGGTACTCCCTGTCATATTTCTGACACCATTACTTATAAAAGTAGTGAAACTTTTTGTTTTGCAATCGTATACTCCTCCCGAAACTGACCACTCCAGTATTTTGGAAACGCCGATGATGGTGGGCGTTTTTTTAGTCAATATGGGTACTTTTATTGTCCTATGGTTGGTGCATCTGCAGGAGGTGTTTTTCAACAACGAATACTATTTGAACTTCgtttttccagttctttCTACTTTACTTCTGCTTTGTTATGGGAGGCTGATTTTTTCAGATCCAGGATGTATCCCTGAAGAAACCGATACTGATTTGATCCGAAACGACATTGAAAAATTAATCAAGCTTGGCTCCTTCAATTGTCACACCTTCTGTCTAAAAACGTGGATTAGAAAGCCCGTCAGATGTTCACTCTCAAAGTTGAATCAACAACAGGTTGCCAGGTTTGACCATTACTGCGCATGGATATACAATGATGTTGGATTGAAAAATCACAAGctgtatatttttttcttgattctGCTCGAGACCTTTCTCATGACATTTGGAGTACTTAATTGGAGATATTTTGGGCTTATGGAGAAAACAGCAGAATGTTTTCTATTCAACAGAACCATTATTTGCCATGGGtacaaaaacttgaaagtagtatttttgtttttggtTTGGACTATATTTCAAGCCATTTTTGTGGGGAATCTTTTAATGCTCCAGTTGAGAAAGATAGCATATGGTATTACAACGTTTGAGCTTGTTTTTCTCAAAGAGTTCGTAAGGAATCGGAGCTTAGAGACTAAGATATGTAACGATTACTTTGACGTCAGGGAGGCTGCTAAATGCGATGAAAGCGCTTCCGCAGATATTTCCACTTGTCCTAAAAAGTATCTGATAACTCCAAGAATTCATTGTACTGACCCGGAAGCTACTAACCGATTGCTGGTGGTTGCTGAATTTCTGGGTTTTGATGAATGGAGATTTCCTGGCGAGAAGGAAAtacagaaaagaaaggagaCGATTGGTTATATACCATCGTGGTATACTGCTACAAGCTATGGCAAGTGTACAAACATAAAGGATTTCTGGCTCTCAAGCCAAACGAACGCACCTACTTTGCTGCGAATCTTTCAACTGCCAAACAATTCGAAGGCGCTGTTGAATGGGGAGGTGGTGGACTACTTTAGACTATATAATATGCCCCAGGCCTCCTAG
- the HMS1 gene encoding Hms1p (similar to Saccharomyces cerevisiae HMS1 (YOR032C); ancestral locus Anc_5.624), translating to MSNYSTVYTNMSAPEIDCEFDNLYVGPHGMENILGHEAISDFDLIQNFETEYGNGMNMSVTANTNLDSTGNGLHKMDPAFITNNSSNLNMSTPGYDMSEPATVCTSNSGPISRVSSVSPIRSRGVVKYKKGKKVKASHNDIEKKYRTSINSKIAELSELVPTIRYGQKESSSEEITQKDIDDLDGLQPTKKLNKGTILTKTIEYLTHLENKCNEYKMLNKKLMNNNNYSISQLPIKVEQPEITSSRSQSVGIFSNPNCDNQSFSPLDNQISNVDNHIFNFCAEAPQRNTTYFTFEHVRECINDQTFNATNNNIQNIIN from the coding sequence ATGAGTAACTACAGCACTGTATACACAAATATGAGTGCACCAGAAATAGATTGCGAGTTCGATAATCTCTACGTCGGTCCCCATGGGATGGAAAATATCCTGGGCCACGAAGCCATTTCAGACTTTGATTTAATACAAAATTTTGAGACCGAATATGGCAACGGCATGAATATGTCAGTTACAGCCAATACCAACCTTGATTCTACGGGTAATGGTCTCCACAAAATGGATCCCGCGTTCATCACTAATAACAGTTCGAATTTGAACATGTCTACTCCAGGGTACGATATGTCAGAGCCTGCTACTGTATGTACTTCAAACTCAGGTCCTATATCACGTGTATCATCGGTGAGTCCCATCCGGTCACGTGGGGTAGTGAAGTATaagaaaggaaagaaggtcaaggCTTCTCATAATGACATTGAAAAGAAGTACAGGACAAGTATAAACAGCAAAATTGCTGAGTTGAGCGAATTGGTCCCAACGATACGATATGGACAAAAAGAATCCTCCAGTGAGGAGATAACACAAAAGGACATCGACGATTTGGATGGTTTACAACCTAcaaagaagttgaacaaggGCACCATACTGACAAAGACGATCGAGTACTTGACGCACCTCGAGAACAAGTGTAACGAGTACAAAATGTTAAACAAAAAACTAATGAACAATAATAACTATAGTATAAGTCAACTGCCCATAAAAGTAGAGCAGCCCGAAATCACGTCGTCAAGGAGTCAATCAGTGGGAATCTTTTCTAACCCAAATTGTGACAACCAAAGTTTCTCTCCGTTGGACAATCAAATATCCAACGTTGACAACCatattttcaacttctgtGCAGAAGCGCCACAGAGGAACACCACCTACTTTACATTCGAACATGTTAGAGAATGTATCAACGACCAGACTTTTAACGCTACAAATAATAACATTCAAAACATAATCAATTGA